Part of the Streptomyces sp. WMMC500 genome is shown below.
CCGGATCCGCTGACCCGCCGGATCCGCTGACCCGCCGGATCCGTCCCCGGCGGGCCGTCAGACCAGCCGGCGGGCCGTCGCCCAGCGCGTCAGCTCGTGGCGGTTCGACAACTGGAGCTTGCGCAGCACCGCCGAGACGTGCGACTCGACGGTCTTGACGGAGATGTAGAGCTGCTTGGCCACTTCCTTGTACGCGTACCCCCGCGCGATCAGCCGCAGCACCTCCCGCTCCCGCTGCGTCAGCCGGTCCAGGTCCTCGTCGACCGGCGGCGCGTCCGTCGACGCGAAGGCGTCGAGGACGAAGCCGGCGAGCCGCGGCGAGAAGACCGCGTCTCCCTCCGACACCTGGAAGATCGCGGCGACCAGGTCGGAGCCGGTGATGGTCTTCGTCACGTACCCGCGCGCGCCGCCGCGGATGACGCCGATGACGTCCTCGGCCGCGTCCGACACCGACAGCGCCAGGAAGCGCACCGGCGCCTCGCCGCTCGGCGACTCCCCCATCAGCCCCGAGCAGCGGCGCAGCACCTCGACGCCGCCGCCGCCCGGCAGGTGCACGTCGAGCAGCACGACCTCGGGGCGGGTGGCGGTGATGACCGTCACGGCCTGCTCCACGTCCGCCGCCTCGCCGACGACCTCGACGCCGGTCTCGTCCGTCACCCCGATCTCCGCCTGCACCCCGGCGCGGAACATGCGGTGGTCGTCGACGAGCACGACCCGTACCCGACGGCCCTCCCCCCGGCCCGCACCGCCCGCCGGAGCCCCGGCCGCCGGCGTCCCCGCCGAAGGCGTCCCTGCCGAAGGCGTCCCCGCCGGGGGTGTCCCTGCCGGAGGCGTACCGCCCGCTGCGTCGTCCGTCATCGTCCGCTCCTCACTGCGCCCCACCGCGCCCGCGTACGCGCACTCACTCGGCGCGCTCCATCTCCAGCTCGACCTCGGTGCCCCCGCCCGCCGGCGTGCGCAGCCGGGCGGTGCCGCCGTTGCGCTCCATCCTGCCGATGATGGACTCGCGTACGCCCATTCTGTCGGCCGGGACCGCGTCGGGGTCGAAGCCGGGACCGCGGTCCTTCACCGAGATGAAGACCTGCCGCCCCTCGACCTCCGCGAAGACCTGCACCGGCCCCGCCTCGCCACCGTACTTGGCCGCGTTGACCATCGCCTCCCGCGCCGCCTGCAACTGCGCGCCCAGCTTGTCGTCCAGCGGGCAGTCCCCG
Proteins encoded:
- a CDS encoding response regulator transcription factor, whose product is MTDDAAGGTPPAGTPPAGTPSAGTPSAGTPAAGAPAGGAGRGEGRRVRVVLVDDHRMFRAGVQAEIGVTDETGVEVVGEAADVEQAVTVITATRPEVVLLDVHLPGGGGVEVLRRCSGLMGESPSGEAPVRFLALSVSDAAEDVIGVIRGGARGYVTKTITGSDLVAAIFQVSEGDAVFSPRLAGFVLDAFASTDAPPVDEDLDRLTQREREVLRLIARGYAYKEVAKQLYISVKTVESHVSAVLRKLQLSNRHELTRWATARRLV